The Algoriphagus sanaruensis genome window below encodes:
- the radC gene encoding RadC family protein, giving the protein MDSSFSTKISELAEEDRPREKLLLKGKSALTDAELIAILIGSGTRTMSAVDLSRMILRHSGHDLATLARLSIHDLMKFKGIGEAKAIAIVSALELGRRRKDQEVPVKPKITSSRDAYDLMRAELYDEVVEHFYLILLSRSNQVIKKHLISQGGTAGTVVDPKVVFRVALEHMAHSMILVHNHPSGNLSPSEQDKKLTQRLVKIGRDMDLTVIDHLIFADHGYFSFADEGIL; this is encoded by the coding sequence ATGGACTCATCTTTTTCAACCAAAATTTCCGAACTCGCAGAGGAGGATCGGCCTAGAGAAAAGCTACTGCTCAAAGGAAAATCTGCACTTACAGATGCCGAATTAATTGCAATTTTGATCGGGTCGGGTACAAGGACAATGAGCGCAGTAGATCTTTCCCGAATGATTTTAAGGCATAGCGGCCACGATTTGGCTACACTTGCGCGGTTATCCATTCACGATTTGATGAAATTTAAGGGAATAGGTGAAGCAAAAGCCATTGCCATTGTAAGTGCACTCGAACTGGGAAGACGAAGGAAAGATCAAGAGGTTCCCGTCAAGCCTAAAATCACTTCCTCCCGAGATGCCTATGATTTGATGCGTGCCGAGCTTTATGATGAAGTTGTGGAGCATTTCTATCTGATCTTACTAAGCAGAAGCAATCAAGTGATCAAAAAACATCTCATTAGTCAAGGCGGTACAGCGGGAACTGTTGTAGATCCAAAGGTCGTTTTTCGAGTGGCATTAGAGCACATGGCGCATTCGATGATTTTGGTGCATAATCATCCCAGCGGCAACCTTTCTCCCTCCGAGCAAGACAAAAAATTGACCCAACGTTTGGTTAAAATCGGAAGGGATATGGATTTGACCGTGATCGACCATCTCATTTTCGCAGATCATGGTTATTTTAGCTTCGCAGATGAGGGGATTCTATAA
- the rpsT gene encoding 30S ribosomal protein S20 — protein sequence MANHKSALKRIRANEAKRLRNRYQAKTTRTFIKRLKAATDKVEAMELFQKVSSMLDKLAKKNVIHKNNASNKKSKLARFVSSLA from the coding sequence ATGGCAAATCATAAATCAGCTCTGAAAAGAATTCGTGCAAACGAAGCAAAGCGTTTGAGAAACAGATACCAAGCCAAGACTACCAGAACTTTCATCAAAAGATTGAAAGCGGCTACAGACAAAGTAGAAGCAATGGAGCTTTTCCAAAAAGTTTCTTCTATGCTGGATAAGCTGGCTAAGAAAAATGTGATTCACAAAAACAACGCCAGCAACAAAAAATCAAAATTAGCTAGATTCGTTAGCTCTTTGGCGTAA